One segment of Proteiniborus sp. DW1 DNA contains the following:
- a CDS encoding M42 family metallopeptidase, which translates to MQAKEFLRLLCEESGVSGHEHAVSNLIIEAFKDFTNEIERDKLGNVIAVKKGENNLNNIKIMLAAHMDEIGLMVTDIDDKGFIKFTTIGGIDPRTLLAQEVIVHGKEDLFGVIGAKPPHLQDESEREKAVKVEDLTIDVGYSKEQLKGLVEIGNVVTIRRNLLELRENWVSGKALDDRAGVVTMYECAKELRYLKHEADVYFASTVQEEVGVRGATTSTYKINPDIGIAIDVGFGATPEIPKEYTLDMGKGPGITIGGNIHPRLREKLVEIAKEYNVPYQFEIDPGPTGTDARAMQITRCGIPTLLISLPLRYMHTSIETININDIKLSAKLLARFISYITHDNLEGLLCY; encoded by the coding sequence TTGCAAGCAAAAGAATTCTTAAGGCTTTTATGCGAAGAGTCTGGGGTCTCTGGACATGAACATGCAGTATCTAACTTAATTATTGAAGCTTTTAAAGATTTTACAAATGAAATAGAAAGAGATAAACTAGGAAATGTAATTGCAGTAAAAAAAGGAGAGAACAATCTAAATAACATCAAAATAATGTTAGCAGCTCATATGGATGAAATAGGACTAATGGTTACTGATATTGATGACAAAGGCTTCATAAAATTCACTACAATAGGTGGAATTGATCCAAGAACTTTATTAGCACAAGAAGTAATTGTACATGGCAAGGAAGATTTATTTGGTGTTATTGGAGCTAAGCCTCCTCATTTACAAGACGAGTCAGAAAGAGAAAAAGCAGTGAAAGTTGAAGATTTAACTATTGATGTAGGCTATTCAAAGGAGCAATTAAAGGGATTGGTAGAAATAGGTAATGTTGTAACAATTAGAAGAAACCTTCTTGAACTTAGGGAAAATTGGGTAAGTGGTAAGGCACTAGATGATAGAGCTGGCGTAGTTACTATGTATGAATGTGCTAAGGAGTTAAGATATCTAAAACATGAGGCAGATGTTTACTTTGCTTCAACAGTACAAGAAGAAGTGGGTGTAAGAGGGGCTACTACAAGTACATATAAAATTAATCCAGATATAGGGATTGCCATAGATGTTGGATTTGGAGCAACTCCAGAAATACCAAAAGAATATACATTAGATATGGGAAAAGGGCCAGGAATTACAATCGGTGGCAATATTCATCCAAGATTGAGAGAAAAACTAGTTGAAATTGCTAAAGAGTATAATGTTCCGTACCAATTTGAAATAGATCCAGGACCTACTGGAACAGATGCTAGAGCAATGCAGATTACTCGATGTGGGATACCAACTTTGTTAATTTCTCTACCTCTAAGATATATGCACACTTCAATAGAAACTATAAATATAAATGATATAAAATTATCTGCTAAGCTATTAGCTAGGTTTATTTCCTATATAACTCATGATAATTTGGAGGGGTTATTATGTTATTAA